In Paenibacillus durus, the DNA window CGCTGTTTACCGTAATTGCCTTTTCGCTGATCACATGCTTGCCATGCTTCAGGCTCTCCATAATAAACTTGTGGTGCAGATTATGAGGGGTGGAGATGTAGACAACGTCGATCGCTTCGTCCTTTAACATCTCTGTATAATCTCCGAAGGCTTTTTCGACTTGATTCTTATCGGCAAAGGCCTGTGCCTCTTCCTGTGATATTCCTGCTACGGCGTAGACACTTCCATTTACCGTTTTGATCGCTTTTACAAAATCCGATGCTGCCCAGCCCGGGCCAATGATGGCCCAATTCAACTTACTCATAGTTTCAATTCCCCCTGAACGTTATCGTATTGTACTTTTGAACCGCTAATTTCACTTACATTTTTCTTAACAAAAGAAAGGATGCCCGCCGTAACCGCTGTCCCTGCCAAAATGGCAATGATATACGGAACCAGTTGGGTTACGACATTCGGAATCAACAGCACCCATACGCCGCCGTGCGGAACGGCTAGTCCAGCTCCAAACACCATTGACAGACCGCCGGCCACTGCGGAACCGGCCATGATGGACGGGATGACCCGAAGAGGATCGGTCGCAGCGAATGGGATAGCGCCTTCGGTAATGAAGGATGCGCCCAAGGCCCAGCAGGCTTTCCCCGCTTCTTTTTCCGCAGCCGTGTACTTTCTCTTCGCAAGCACGGTCGACAGTGCAATTCCAAGCGGCGGAACCATACCGGCTGCCATAACAGCCGCCATAATCGGCGAAGCGTGACCCGGTACGAGCGTGGAAGTGGCGAACGCATAGGCCGCCTTGTTGACCGGACCTCCCATGTCGAAGGCCTGCATCAATCCAAGAATAATTCCAAGTATTGCCGCATTTGTACCATTAAGCGAATTCAACCAATCAGCCAATGCCTTGTTGACGAAGGCGACCGGCTCTCCAACAACGTAAACCATGAGCAGTCCCATAATACCCGCGGACAGTAAAGGAATAATAAGGATTGGCATCAGGCCCTGCATCGTTTTGGGCAGCTTCAGATACTTCTTGATCGCAAGCACCAGATAACCTGCAGCAAAGCCGGCAAGCAGAGCGCCAAGGAAGCCCGACCCGTTCGTGCTGGCAAAGTATCCGCCGATCATCCCGGGTACTAGAGCGGGCCTGTCGGCAATCGAGTATGCGATATATGCGCCCAAGATGGGAATCATCAAGGCAAATGCCGATTTACCGGTTGTGAACAACGTTTCGCCAATCGATCCCGGATGGTCGAAGACATATATACCGCCGATGGCGAAGCCCAGCGCAATCAGCAGGCCGCCAGCCACCACAAAAGGTATCATGAATGAAACGCCGGTCATCAGATGCTTGTAGATTCCACTTCTCGATTCTTTTTCTTCCGCCTTGATTTGATTTACCTGCTCGGTCAGATCCACTTTTGCGGCAGCCTCCGGCTTGGCGTTTAAAGCCCGGTTAATCAGCTCTTTTGGATCTCTGATGGCTTCCTTAACCGGAACTTCAATGATCGCTCTTCCGGCAAAACGGCTCTTATCTACCTTGGTATCGGCGGCAATAATGATTCCGTCCGCTTCCCGGAGATCCTGCTCTGTAATCACGTTCTCGGCGCCAACGGAGCCTTGGGTCTCTACTTTGATGTTATGACCCATTGCTTTGGCTGCCACTTGAAGTGCTTCCGCCGCCATATAGGTGTGAGCTATACCGGTCGGACAAGACGTAATGGCTACAAGCTTCATTATTAATCGTCCCCTTGTTCTTTAATTAAGCGCTTACAATCTGGTTATTAAATTATTTCTTTCCTGACTCCCCATTCCCGGCTAACCTACCACCACCTAATTGATCTGCACATTTGTGCATTGAATAATAATTTGTGCTCGTTTTCACAGTTTCAGTATAACACCCGCTTTGGGATTGTCAACATAAAATTTCGGTCGAATTTCGGCTGAAATTTGGCGGTCTATTCTAATGAAAAACGGCTCCCCCATCCCATTAACAGGATAGTGAAGCCGATTGCATTAAAAAGCAAAACTCCAATAAACCGCACCGTCGTATGCTGAAGCCTCCAGCGTCACGCGACCCGATTTATTGGACTTTTTTAACGGATAAGATTATAAAGTAGGGCTTAATTCTTCGCTGCGGACACCAGTCGGATGCCGGATTCACCGGCAATCAGCGCTTTCGTAGCCACATTGACAAATAAGGATGTATCGACCACCCCGCGAATCTGCTGCAGATCGCTTTCAAGCTTGGCAATATCCTCCACCTGTTCAAAATGCACGTCCAGCAGCAGATTTCCGTTCTCCGTCACGGTGAACCCGTCTTTGGCGGCACTCGACCGAATGGACGGCTTGCCTCCCAGCTCCGTTACTTTACGCTGCACATAGGCCAAAGAATCCTCAAGGATCTCCAGAACGACGGGATGCTTAAAGGTCAGGCGATTCACAAACTTCGTATCGTCGACAAGCAGTATGTAGTCTTCCGCCATGGAAGCGATTAGCTTTTCTTTCGTATGGATGCCGCCTCCGCTCTTCAGCGCGTTCAGGCTTTCATCCACCTCGTCGCAGCCGTCAAAAGCTACCGATACTTGCTCAACCGCGGACGTGTACAGCACCTCCAGCCCGTTCTGGATGCAGAGCAGTCTCGTCTTGACGGATGGCGTCACCACTTTGATCTCAAGATTGGCATCCTCTTTGAGATATTGGATCAGATAGGATATGGTGCTTCCTCCGCCCAAGCCGATAACCGTGCCGGTCTTAATAAACTTAAGGGCTTCCCTAGCGCAGATTTTCTTGATATCGTCAGACATTGTTCTCCTCCTTAGACTGTGCGTTCCAAAATGATCCGGGCCGTTTCTTCAGTAGTCACCAGAACGTTAACATATTTTCCGCGCAAAGCGCCAATAATGGCGTCCGCCTTTTCCTCCGACTCCGCAACTCCAATGGAATACTTCGTCTTGTGCAAATGGTCCAGCCCAATCGCAATCCTGCGCTCGGAGATGCTTGTAGTCACAAGATTTCCGCCGATATCAAAAAATTGGGAACAAATATCCCCGACAATTTGGCCTCTTTCCAGCTCTTCAAACAGCTCGTTCCCGTAAAAAGAATTCCAGGTCGCGCTGCCCTTTATCTGAATGGAACCGATGCCAAAAATCGCAATGGTAACCTTTTCCCAAAGTTCCGAAATGTTCTGAAAATATTGCGACTCCACGATCTGATCCCGCGTTTCCTTGCGCTCCAGTATGGCAGGAACATCAATCAGGTAGGACGTTCCCTTAAACTTCTGCGCGGCTGCGTACACAAGGGTATTCACATGGAATTGACTCTCCAGCTTGCCCGACGGTCCGCCAACCATAGGCACGAACACGGCGCCGGATTCGCGGGGCTCTTCCAGTTCATTAATGACCTCGGCCAACGAGCTTCCCCAGGCTAAACCGACCACATCTTCATCACCGACAATCCGGCTGATCAGCTGTGCGCAAGCCTGGCCCATGACTTTCAGCTTGGACTTCTTATCGTCGCCTGTAACCGGGACTACGATTGCTTCCTTCAGACCGAAGCGCTCCACCAGCTGCCGTTCGATGCTGAAGGTTTCGCTCAGGCTATAGTTAATCGTGATCTTCACGATGCCTTTCTCGCGGATTTTCTTCAACATGCGGCTTATGGTCGTCCGGTAAATCCCAAGCTCCTTCGAAATTTCGCTCTGCGTCATGTCGTTGTCGTAATACATCTGGGCAACCTTCAGCATTAACCTGATCTCTTCATTATTATCCATGTAGACACCTCGTAGCTTTTGCACATTTGTTCATGTTGATATAAAATGTGCTAATGTGCAATTTGAGTATATGCTTTTTTCAAATGGGAGTCAATGCGTTATTCAGATAAGCATGCAGCGCTTTGTCAATGTCGGGGTGGTCGCCAGATTCAAGCCATTCTTCAGGAATAAAGAGATAATGGCAGGCGCTGCCCTGGAGATAGCTGTAAATAATCTGAGCCTCATCAATTTCTTCACGGCTAACTTTACTGGATTGAAGAGTCGAATCGGCCCTGAAGCTGTTCATAATTAAGTCCTTTATCCTGGCGTGCAGCGGCTCCATTCCAGACGGCCCGAGTGTAAGCTTCTCCCTGTGAAGAATGACATTCCGTTTGACGAGAAAGAGCTTGATCGTATCCTCGCTTAAATATTCATAGATGACGATATTCCGGTTCTCTTCGGTGAATCCGATTACTTTTTCCTTATTTAGAATGAAGTCTACGGACTCTATATAGTCCCTGTATTTCGCCGCCGCCTTAAAGTCGTACTGCTCGGCCGCCTCCTGCATTCTTTGCTGCATTTCTTCATACAGTCCCCGGTCACTGCCGTCAAGAAGAGCGATAAACCGGTCTAAGATCCGGTTATATTCGTTAACAGCCTCCCCGCCCAGACACATGCCTAGACATAGCCCGAGTGAATAGTTCAAGCAGGCGGAGCTGCTCCAGTGAGAATGAGTGCAGGCGATTTTGTAACATTGCTGAATCCCTTGGACCGCCCGTTCCACCGAATTTCGGTTAGCTGTGTAGGGTCCGAATACCACATGGTCATCGCTTGCGCCAGGTTTGTTGGTAATTTCTATACGGCGCAGCCCTACGGTGATCTTTATAACAATATAGGTGTAGGCGAGCGGATTTTTCATTTTTTTATTGTACATGGGCTTCAATTCCTGAATTAACCTGCACTCCAGCATAAAAGCCTCAAATTCGGTATCTGTCACTCTGTGCTCCAGGTCCTTTATGTGGCCGACCAGCTGCTTTACCTTTTTGGGATGGGACCTCAAGTTATAGAAGTAGGATTGCACTCTTTTTTTGAGATTCTTGGATTTGCCGACATAAATGATCCCGCCAAGCGAATCTTTCATCAGATAGACTCCCGGCGATGTGGGAAGGCTTGTAATTTTGTCTTTCATTTATGGAAAAAGCCTCCTTCTGCCGCTAGGTTCTCGGCCATTCTACTAGACATAGACCCATTATAGCATGACAGAACATTCCTAAATTCGTCCAAAGAAAAATCATATAAGCTTTAGCTCAAAAGAGGCGTAACCCAGATATTGACAGATTAAGAGGGTGTGATACGATATATTAGACCGATCAGTTTATTACATACCAATAGGCCCAATGTGAAGGAGTGAAACGTGTGGGATTAATTACAGTAGATCAAGAAGAGTGCATACAATGTGAGATATGTGTGAAAGAATGTCCAACCCGTGCTTTAACTATGGGAGAACAAGGTCCCGAAGAGACGTCGCCGACAGCCTGTATTGAATGCGGACATTGTGTCGCTGTATGCCCAAACGAAGCGATTGATCATTCATTAACGCCGCTGGCCGGACAGCTTCCAATCTCAGAGTTCAGCAAGTTTAGCGCAGAAGAAGCCGAGCGCTTCTTACGATCCCGCCGTTCTATACGCAGTTACAAGAAGACGGCGGTTCCACGGGAAAAACTGCTGCAGCTTGTGGAGATCGCCCGCTTCGCGCCTACGGGCAGCAATTCACAGGGGATCTCCTATGTCATTGTTGAGGATAAAGAGACTTTGCGCAAGGCTTCGGAAATGACGATCCAGTGCCTGGAAAATGCCCCCGTATTAGGCACGCGATATTCTTCCATCGTTGACACATACCGTAAAGAAGGAACGGATGTGATTCTGCGCAATGCTCCAAGCCTTATCCTCACAACTGCTGCTAAAGATTTCAAGAACGCCCGGGAAAATTCGATCTTCTCGCTGACCTATCTCGAATTATTTGCGCCTTCCATCGGCTTAGGTTCCTGTTGGGCGGGGCTGCTCGAATTTTGTGCGCGTGCAGAAGGTTCCCCCATGCTGGATTTGTTCCATATCCCAGAAGATAAGATCATCACCGGAGCAGTGATGGTGGGATACCCTATGTATCAATACAAAAGATTAGTGGACCGGAATCCGCTGGATGTTGCTTTTTTCAGTCCCGGGAAAGTAACGGTGTAAAGAAATATTAACAATATATCACCGCCAAAAAGACCCCTAGTCTTGTTGTAAGGCTGGGGGGCTTGATTGAAAAGAATGCCCTTCTCAATTCTTCGACTTAGGATCGGTCAGTTCTTCAGACATCTCTACGTTGGCATAACCGGGAGACACAGGTCTGACGGGCGGCAGCGGGCGGAGCTGCTTTCGGGATAGATAAGGCGATTTTCGGCGAAAGCGGCCGAACGCGTACAAGCCTGCGAACAGCAGAACAAACATCACTCCAGCCGCAAGGCCTCCCCCCTGGCCCGGGATTAGCGGCATGCTTACGATAATTGCGATCAGGCTTCCGATGGAGAGCCATGACGTATAGGGAAACCCTCTCATTCCGCGCCGCTGTACAAATGAGCCGCCATGCCGTTTACGGAGCCGGTAATGGCTGGCCATGATGACGACATAGACGAACAGCAGAGAGAAGCCGCCCGAGCTGACCAGAAATAAATAAATGCCCTGCGGCAGCATCAATCCGAGACCGAGAGCGCCGAGCATACCCCCTCCCGATACGAGAATGCCGCGATACGGTATGTCCGAGCGGTCCCGCATCCAGACCGGCGTATGCCCTTCCTCGGCCAGAGAGCGGAGCATACGGCCCAAGCCGAATACGGATGCAAGCATTGTGGATAAAATCGCTGATACCAGTACGATGTTCATTACAGTTCCCGTCCAGCCCAAACCATGCAGGGTGAGCGCCGATACGAACGGGCTGACCT includes these proteins:
- a CDS encoding nitroreductase family protein, which gives rise to MGLITVDQEECIQCEICVKECPTRALTMGEQGPEETSPTACIECGHCVAVCPNEAIDHSLTPLAGQLPISEFSKFSAEEAERFLRSRRSIRSYKKTAVPREKLLQLVEIARFAPTGSNSQGISYVIVEDKETLRKASEMTIQCLENAPVLGTRYSSIVDTYRKEGTDVILRNAPSLILTTAAKDFKNARENSIFSLTYLELFAPSIGLGSCWAGLLEFCARAEGSPMLDLFHIPEDKIITGAVMVGYPMYQYKRLVDRNPLDVAFFSPGKVTV
- a CDS encoding PTS fructose transporter subunit IIC, which encodes MKLVAITSCPTGIAHTYMAAEALQVAAKAMGHNIKVETQGSVGAENVITEQDLREADGIIIAADTKVDKSRFAGRAIIEVPVKEAIRDPKELINRALNAKPEAAAKVDLTEQVNQIKAEEKESRSGIYKHLMTGVSFMIPFVVAGGLLIALGFAIGGIYVFDHPGSIGETLFTTGKSAFALMIPILGAYIAYSIADRPALVPGMIGGYFASTNGSGFLGALLAGFAAGYLVLAIKKYLKLPKTMQGLMPILIIPLLSAGIMGLLMVYVVGEPVAFVNKALADWLNSLNGTNAAILGIILGLMQAFDMGGPVNKAAYAFATSTLVPGHASPIMAAVMAAGMVPPLGIALSTVLAKRKYTAAEKEAGKACWALGASFITEGAIPFAATDPLRVIPSIMAGSAVAGGLSMVFGAGLAVPHGGVWVLLIPNVVTQLVPYIIAILAGTAVTAGILSFVKKNVSEISGSKVQYDNVQGELKL
- a CDS encoding GIY-YIG nuclease family protein, producing the protein MKDKITSLPTSPGVYLMKDSLGGIIYVGKSKNLKKRVQSYFYNLRSHPKKVKQLVGHIKDLEHRVTDTEFEAFMLECRLIQELKPMYNKKMKNPLAYTYIVIKITVGLRRIEITNKPGASDDHVVFGPYTANRNSVERAVQGIQQCYKIACTHSHWSSSACLNYSLGLCLGMCLGGEAVNEYNRILDRFIALLDGSDRGLYEEMQQRMQEAAEQYDFKAAAKYRDYIESVDFILNKEKVIGFTEENRNIVIYEYLSEDTIKLFLVKRNVILHREKLTLGPSGMEPLHARIKDLIMNSFRADSTLQSSKVSREEIDEAQIIYSYLQGSACHYLFIPEEWLESGDHPDIDKALHAYLNNALTPI
- the rpiA gene encoding ribose 5-phosphate isomerase A gives rise to the protein MSDDIKKICAREALKFIKTGTVIGLGGGSTISYLIQYLKEDANLEIKVVTPSVKTRLLCIQNGLEVLYTSAVEQVSVAFDGCDEVDESLNALKSGGGIHTKEKLIASMAEDYILLVDDTKFVNRLTFKHPVVLEILEDSLAYVQRKVTELGGKPSIRSSAAKDGFTVTENGNLLLDVHFEQVEDIAKLESDLQQIRGVVDTSLFVNVATKALIAGESGIRLVSAAKN
- a CDS encoding sugar-binding transcriptional regulator — encoded protein: MDNNEEIRLMLKVAQMYYDNDMTQSEISKELGIYRTTISRMLKKIREKGIVKITINYSLSETFSIERQLVERFGLKEAIVVPVTGDDKKSKLKVMGQACAQLISRIVGDEDVVGLAWGSSLAEVINELEEPRESGAVFVPMVGGPSGKLESQFHVNTLVYAAAQKFKGTSYLIDVPAILERKETRDQIVESQYFQNISELWEKVTIAIFGIGSIQIKGSATWNSFYGNELFEELERGQIVGDICSQFFDIGGNLVTTSISERRIAIGLDHLHKTKYSIGVAESEEKADAIIGALRGKYVNVLVTTEETARIILERTV